The Daucus carota subsp. sativus chromosome 2, DH1 v3.0, whole genome shotgun sequence genome includes a window with the following:
- the LOC108207183 gene encoding uncharacterized protein LOC108207183 → MSYDRSWITRRIIPGGYGFTDEYNEGVKYFLAFARSNSTKPHDPNLLIRCPCNTCRNQLHQLIPDVEFHLIATGFLESYTTWHYHGEASGSRNEQVNDQEDVYDEYEMLRDAFGPEALEVENNISEDPNEQATKFLDNVNNVGEPIYPGNIKYTQLKFISRLLHWKSRNQCSDKAFDELLLLLGDVFPEGHKLPSNYYAVKKIVKKLSLGYEKIHACENDCMLFYGDDKDLENCKYCNLSRYKAATHAGNNTIPRKVLRYFKITPRLQRLYMSTRTAEHMKYHKYRTVDEGVLSHPADGKEWKEFDKMYPDFAADFRNVRLGLATDGFPPYSNATSTVYSVWPVVLLVYNLPHTMCMKDPYMFMTLLVPGPNDPGKNLNVYLRPLIDELIDLWQVGVRTFDASTKTNFMMRAALLWTISDFPGLGMVSGWSTHGKMACHVCMGEVKAKQLPHSRKSSFYGLHKGFLEKRRKRKKGFVIRDMCASITFPQPGKPHSKERAHGFGDSHNWTHVTSFFDLPYWDSLRLRHCIDVMHTEKNVFDNIFHTILDSVKTKDTIRSRMDLQAMGIMRELWLNGTRKPKAKYNLTRDQLKLLCKWVHRLKLPDGCSSNLKRCCKISQLKFQGMKSHDCHVFMQKLLPSAFRELLPDDVNKLLYDLSNFFKDLCSTTLLASDLRKMERNIVGIVCTMETIFPPALFDPMEHLLVHLVEECILGGPVPSRWMYNIERLQRRMKQKVGNKARVEGSIAEKYIYEELTHFCSMYFESEVDTVHNMLGRNMVDDRSRDPEKLLAFTYPVQLLGAYKGYHLDMDSLRVAAHYILTNMHEVAPYITMFEDEIRSQGAPLLSDIDMDKLLKDNFVTWLQNKVPNNYEQLQHLLQGPTSYVISYKRCKVNGYSFNLGRSSSGVLVKGSCYGDSESNYYGTLQEVLKVTYCGGNQVILFKCQWYDHIRGVKKDKNGVLLIDLNSKLKGNDVYILASQATQVYYAPSVKNPDSNIHTIITCRPQVLSGKTNIANMEPLQEDVSNAMPIDFSSRSLFIDFSQYEMEGEQGQENEDESDDEEEEEEEEEEEAESEEGEDDEDGYDSIEVESE, encoded by the exons ATGTCTTATGACCGAAGTTGGATCACTCGACGAATAATTCCCGGTGGTTATGGTTTTACGGATGAATATAATGAGggagttaaatattttttggcatTTGCGAGAAGCAATTCTACAAAACCTCATGATCCAAATCTTCTTATTAGATGTCCTTGCAATACATGTAGAAATCAATTACATCAACTAATTCCCGATGTCGAGTTTCACTTAATTGCAACCGGTTTTCTCGAGAGTTATACCACATGGCATTATCATGGCGAAGCTAGCGGGTCGAGAAATGAACAAGTGAATGATCAAGAAGATGTGTATGATGAATATGAGATGTTGAGGGATGCTTTTGGGCCGGAAGCTTTGGAAGTAGAGAATAACATTTCCGAGGACCCGAACGAGCAAGCAACTAAATTTCTAGACAATGTAAACAATGTTGGGGAGCCAATATATCCGGGCAATATAAAGTACACACAATTGAAGTTTATTTCGAGATTACTACATTGGAAGAGTCGTAACCAATGTAGTGATAAAGCCTTTGATGAGTTGCTCCTTTTACTTGGGGACGTGTTTCCGGAGGGGCATAAGCTCCCTTCCAATTACTATGCTGTCAAGAAGATAGTTAAGAAGCTGAGTTTGGGGTAtgaaaaaatacatgcatgtgagaatgattgtatgttgttttATGGTGATGATAAGGATTTGGAAAATTGTAAGTATTGTAATCTGAGTCGATACAAAGCTGCAACACATGCTGGGAACAATACCATTCCGAGGAAGGTATtaagatattttaaaatcacTCCTCGATTGCAGCGTTTGTACATGTCTACCCGCACTGCTGAGCATATGAAATATCACAAGTATAGAACTGTGGATGAAGGGGTTCTTAGTCATCCTGCAGATGGAAAAGAATGGAAAGAATTTGACAAGATGTATCCTGATTTTGCAGCAGATTTTCGTAATGTCAGACTTGGTCTTGCAACTGATGGATTTCCCCCGTACAGTAATGCTACATCTACAGTATACTCAGTGTGGCCAGTTGTACTACTTGTGTATAACCTTCCACATACTATGTGTATGAAGGATCCATATATGTTCATGACACTGCTAGTACCTGGGCCAAATGATCCTGGAAAGAATCTAAATGTTTATCTTAGACCATTGATTGATGAGTTGATTGATTTATGGCAG GTCGGTGTACGTACATTTGATGCTTCTACAAAGACTAATTTTATGATGCGAGCAGCTTTGTTGTGGACTATCAGTGACTTTCCAGGATTGGGAATGGTTAGTGGGTGGTCAACCCATGGAAAGATGGCTTGTCATGTGTGTATGGGTGAAGTTAAAGCTAAGCAACTACCGCATAGTAGGAAATCCAGTTTTTATGGATTACATAAGGGATTCTTAGAAAAGcgcagaaaaagaaagaaaggttTTGTCATTCGTGACATGTGTGCAAGTATAACTTTTCCACAACCTGGGAAGCCACACAGCAAGGAAAGGGCCCATGGATTTGGTGATTCACACAACTGGACACATGTCACTAGCTTCTTTGACCTGCCATATTGGGATTCTTTGCGTTTGCGGCATTGTATTGATGTCATGCATACAGAGAAAAATGTCTTTGATAACATTTTCCACACTATTCTTGATAGTGTCAAAACAAAGGATACTATAAGATCAAGAATGGATTTGCAAGCAATGGGTATCATGCGCGAGTTATGGCTTAACGGTACACGTAAGCCAAAAGCTAAATACAACCTCACCCGAGATCAGTTGAAATTACTATGTAAATGGGTGCATAGATTGAAACTCCCAGATGGTTGTTCGTCAAACTTGAAGAGATGTTGTAAGATATCTCAATTGAAATTTCAAGGCATGAAGTCACATGATTGTCACGTATTTATGCAGAAGTTGTTGCCTTCAGCTTTTCGTGAACTTCTTCCAGATGATGTGAACAAACTACTTTATGACttgtcaaattttttcaaagacTTGTGCTCAACCACACTTCTTGCATCAGATTTGAGGAAAATGGAAAGAAACATTGTTGGGATTGTTTGTACTATGGAGACTATATTCCCTCCGGCTCTTTTTGATCCAATGGAGCATCTTCTTGTTCATTTAGTTGAGGAGTGTATACTCGGCGGCCCCGTCCCATCCCGATGGATGTATAATATTGAAAGACTACAACGCAGAATGAAGCAAAAGGTGGGGAACAAAGCACGCGTTGAAGGATCCATTGCagaaaaatacatatatgaGGAGCTCACACATTTTTGTTCTATGTACTTTGAGTCTGAAGTTGACACAGTGCACAACATGTTAGGGAGGAATATGGTTGATGATCGTTCACGGGATCCAGAAAAACTATTAGCCTTCACATATCCGGTACAGCTTTTGGGAGCTTATAAAGGTTATCATTTAGATATGGATTCCTTGCGCGTTGCAGCACATTACATCCTCACTAATATGCATGAAGTGGCACCTTATATTAC AATGTTTGAAGATGAGATTCGAAGTCAAGGTGCACCATTGTTGAGTGATATAGATATGGATAAATTGTTAAAGGATAATTTTGTCACGTGGTTGCAAAATAAG GTACCAAACAACTACGAACAATTACAACATTTATTACAAGGCCCGACTTCTTATGTGATATCCTATAAAAGATGCAAGGTTAATGGATACTCATTCAACCTAGGAAGATCAAGCTCGGGGGTACTTGTCAAGGGCAGTTGTTACGGTGATAGTGAAAGCAATTACTATGGGACTTTGCAAGAGGTTCTAAAAGTAACATACTGTGGTGGAAATCAAGTGATTTTATTCAAATGTCAATGGTATGATCATATTAGGGGTGTAAAAAAAGACAAAAATGGAGTGCTCCTAATTGATCTTAACTCAAAATTGAAAGGAAATGATGTTTACATTCTAGCAAGTCAAGCCACTCAAGTGTACTATGCTCCTAGTGTGAAAAATCCGGATAGTAATATTCACACAATCATCACATGTAGACCTCAAGTATTGAGCGGCAAAACTAATATTGCTAACATGGAACCCCTTCAAGAAGACGTATCAAATGCCATGCCGATAGACTTTTCATCAAGATCGTTATTTATCGATTTTTCACAATACGAAATGGAAGGAGAACAAGGAcaagaaaatgaagatgaaagtgatgatgaagaagaagaagaagaagaagaagaagaagaagcggaaagtgaagaaggagaagatgatgaagatggtTATGATAGTATTGAAGTTGAAAGTGAAtaa